The following are encoded together in the Malaya genurostris strain Urasoe2022 chromosome 3, Malgen_1.1, whole genome shotgun sequence genome:
- the LOC131439490 gene encoding uncharacterized protein LOC131439490 isoform X1, which yields MTDSKELLYLRLLREELSDLDIEDIKDDLISMRIFSEADCNDLLKESNDHRLDLMFTILDQKLHSGQVMVVKQFIDILKPYYQWIADRYEENVNGGVTMPISRYLSYRNNTTMPNVDELNVYRRDDLWQIQKHLKLLKHGVNGQRYLFVYGGLGTGKWTLVNQACENFSIVEHMGYNIFYLSLANCRAPEQILELLENLSIQMETDYKSDDVTYNGRYPTNEIHLRKRRLLQLFEDRFRNSLLILSHVRDPALIKAFDLKCKTLVITSNKDVITSINENERFVVTLKHGFTEDESMELFGIALRLKARHLPSEAHEIHRTCKGNPFVIKLIAKKMSEYSNTLENVSDEHVKIWQKLANDLKKRSITIENRTIKAILEQLSEEEQQAFRDLVIFRDNVKIPQSVLQRYWGLSLEQTESLATRLINKGLLDKRYCKDQQTFYVLHYVCYSFLLKEKPDDNHANLHRRLVDSYRISEALSDRTELDLLKFFPNDSYFHFYIANHLEKSEMYKLFPSLFLDFGFLEQKLRYTGLPNTVGDLRLYQEHIFTDVEDSETFAEVLTEFLMGAEVLLSKSADTCLLQLALNCRGVIATKAKIQANHYDNRIWFCDIDRTHQHQLVQVSRAPIKVRFQDPGSALVSLDNNQISLVDLSPWYSAPVTIFEGNQGCVKEMQITSNILVALDESGCLNVWSMKNVPVDRNARQYEYDSMNHRPRSQMIRPHDPVDRFTSFCLTPEKKNASGISQCEMFSITENGFLYIYSGSSTFSENPRCNTKIKNTYIIKPLIDNPRRIPKLLLLTKDNLGFIFNLNSTSIEYRFEESQVVNIHYMGNALVSVSPNQIRLRTFNRNQRNLLETNQLEIIYETPAHHRNTCSAISDDYEYIILGTTQGISIFSIRDHVEVLRTNISHNILDVDIYSLDDDQYRYILISSSEDSGNVINMYSLMVMGNNQLVSNQYQLQGNTNFLADLDHEPATVRTVDRKRFIQELQYTDSQDRDDFRKLSSPVEGTPLVSEVKHLIQCRSRYYVGLKNGEVLRLNEWANPTDGEKAETILSLGKAINVLKYYDDLQILVAATEESCMILFEGESDLEIEEEICECYLFMDRYLVLVYEKCTVKILNVQTKEIEFRLDRSLTYGASAFNEQCLIICTTNGAICQHKIYIDENDKLELQVLHTYGQPENGPPKRISSCAISAQGELIAVGYKLGSIDIYNTEERKLIATLKSHKFAVASLYFSPWQDPNSPHILVSIGEQIAFWSLDYVMNNPRLDSGDFKRRSNRYKSRPSLTSPALDVHRSSLGSRSSGLASPLAASPARNGSFMFEMEEAGQQWLNKIGPSDKPHLLSCIKLIGSAEKLIINREFNKFFTIDDEGYLYYLRLFQLGQRLSINIDSSSGGRPSNGSSFHI from the exons ATGACTGATTCCAAAGAGCTGCTATATCTGCGTCTGCTCCGCGAGGAGCTCAGTGATCTCGACATCGAGGACATAAAGGACGACCTCATCAGCATGAGAATTTTCAGCGAGGCTGACTGCAACGACCTACTGAAAGAGTCGAACGATCACCGATTGGATCTGATGTTCACCATTCTCGACCAGAAGTTGCACAGTGGCCAGGTAATGGTCGTCAAACAATTCATAGACATTCTCAAGCCATACTATCAATGGATTGCCGATAGATACGAGGAGAACGTGAACGGGGGTGTGACTATGCCGATAAGTCGTTACCTGTCCTATCGCAACAATACCACAATGCCTAACGTGGACGAACTCAATGTTTATCGGCGTGATGATCTCTGGCAAATTCAAAAGCATCTCAAGttactaaaacacggtgttaATGGTCAGCGATACCTTTTTGTCTACGGTGGTCTCGGGACAGGCAAGTGGACACTAGTCAATCAAGCATGTGAAAATTTCTCCATCGTAGAACACATGGGTTACAATATCTTCTATCTAAGTTTGGCGAACTGTCGGGCACCAGAACAGATCTTAGAGCTTTTAGAAAATCTAAGCATTCAAATGGAAACCGATTACAAATCTGACGATGTAACGTACAATGGGCGCTATCCAACAAACGAAATCCATCTACGCAAACGTCGACTGCTTCAACTTTTCGAGGATCGCTTCCGAAACAGTCTACTGATCCTCTCACACGTGCGCGATCCCGCACTTATAAAAGCATTTGATCTGAAATGCAAAACTTTAGTGATTACCAGCAATAAGGATGTGATTACTAGCATCAATGAGAACGAACGCTTCGTTGTTACACTGAAGCATGGATTTACGGAAGATGAAAGCATGGAGCTATTTGGGATAGCACTTCGTCTTAAAGCGCGTCATCTGCCCTCGGAAGCCCACGAAATACACAGGACCTGCAAGGGCAATCCATTTGTAATCAAACTAATAGCAAAGAAAATGTCGGAATACAGCAACACACTGGAAAATGTTTCCGATGAGCATGTGAAGATTTGGCAGAAGTTGGCAAATGACCTAAAGAAACGCTCGATCACGATCGAGAACAGAACTATCAAGGCAATCCTCGAGCAACTCAGTGAGGAAGAGCAGCAGGCTTTCCGTGATCTGGTGATCTTTAGGGATAATGTAAAAATTCCTCAGAGT GTCCTTCAACGCTATTGGGGACTGTCATTGGAACAAACAGAATCACTAGCCACTAGATTGATCAATAAGGGCCTACTGGACAAGCGCTATTGTAAAGATCAGCAAACTTTCTACGTATTGCACTATGTATGTTATAGCTTCTTACTAAAAGAAAAACCAGATGACAATCACGCTAACCTCCATCGTCGATTGGTTGACAGTTATAG aatatcAGAAGCTTTGAGCGACCGAACCGAATTGGATCTATTGAAATTTTTcccaaatgacagttactttcaTTTTTACATCGCAAATCATCTGGAGAAATCTGAAATGTACAAACTGTTTCCAAGTCTGTTTTTGGATTTCGGTTTCCTGGAACAAAAACTGCGATACACTGGACTTCCCAACACCGTCGGAGATCTGCGGTTGTATCAGGAACACATTTTTACCGACGTAGAAGATTCCGAAACATTCGCTGAAGTGTTGACCGAATTTCTCATGGGAGCGGAAGTGTTGTTATCCAAATCGGCTGATACGTGTCTGTTGCAGTTGGCTTTAAACTGCCGAGGGGTAATAGCTACCAAAGCGAAGATTCAAGCAAATCATTATGACAACCGTATTTGGTTCTGTGATAT tgatcGCACTCACCAGCACCAGTTGGTACAAGTAAGTCGTGCTCCAATAAAAGTTCGTTTCCAGGACCCGGGATCAGCACTTGTTAGTTTGGACAATAACCAAATTTCCTTGGTAGATCTTTCACCGTGGTATTCGGCACCGGTGACAATATTTGAGGGCAATCAAGGCTGTGTTAAAGAAATGCAGATTACGAGCAATATTCTCGTTGCTTTAGATGAGAGCGGTTGCCTCAATGTGTGGTCGATGAAAAACGTTCCGGTAGATCGAAACGCTCGGCAGTATGAATATGACAGTATGAATCATCGGCCACGAAGTCAAATGATACGTCCCCACGATCCAGTCGACCGATTCACCAGTTTTTGCTTAACGCCTGAAAAAAAGAATGCGTCCGGTATAAGCCAGTGTGAAATGTTTTCAATAACTGAGAATGGGTTCCTATATATCTACAGCGGTTCGAGtacgtttagtgaaaatccgcgTTGCAATACCAAGATCAAGAACACCTACATTATTAAACCGCTGATTGACAATCCTAGACGTATTCCAAAATTACTTCTTCTCACAAAAGACAACCTGGGATTCATATTCAATTTGAATTCCACCAGTATTGAATACCGTTTCGAAGAATCACAAGTCGTGAACATCCACTATATGGGAAATGCCCTAGTATCGGTTTCACCGAACCAAATTCGACTGCGAACATTCAACCGTAATCAACGCAATCTACTTGAAACAAATCAACTGGAAATAATTTACGAAACACCTGCCCACCATCGGAACACGTGCAGTGCCATCTCCGATGACTACGAATACATTATTCTGGGTACTACTCAGGGTATTTCAATATTTAGTATTCGGGACCACGTCGAAGTTTTGCGAACTAACATCAGCCACAACATACTCGATGTAGACATCTACTCCCTGGATGATGACCAGTACCGGTATATTCTAATCTCCTCGTCAGAAGACAGCGGCAACGTAATCAATATGTACTCTCTAATGGTGATGGGCAACAACCAGTTGGTCAGTAATCAGTATCAACTGCAGGGCAATACAAATTTCCTGGCAGATTTGGATCATGAACCAGCCACAGTCAGAACAGTTGATCGCAAGCGTTTCATTCAGGAATTACAGTATACCGATTCCCAAGACAGGGACGATTTTAGAAAACTAAGTTCACCGGTGGAGGGTACACCGTTGGTCAGCGAAGTCAAACATTTGATACAATGTCGATCCCGGTATTATGTTGGTCTAAAAAATGGTGAAGTGTTACGATTGAATGAATGGGCCAATCCTACTGACGGAGAGAAAGCAGAAACAATTTTGAGTTTGGGAAAGGCTATCAACGTGCTGAAGTATTACGATGACCTTCAGATACTAGTTGCGGCGACGGAGGAGAGCTGCATGATATTGTTTGAAGGAGAATCGGATCTCGAAATTGAAGAAGAAATTTGCGAGTGTTATCTCTTCATGGACCGGTATTTGGTCCTAGTGTACGAAAAATGTACTGTGAAG ATTCTAAACGTACAAACCAAGGAGATCGAGTTTCGACTCGATCGCAGCCTTACATACGGTGCATCGGCATTCAACGAGCAATGCCTAATCATCTGTACGACGAATGGTGCTATCTGTCAACATAAAATCTACATAGATGAAAACGACAAATTAGAACTTCAGGTGCTGCACACATACGGCCAGCCAGAAAACGGCCCACCAAAACGGATCTCGAGTTGTGCTATATCCGCCCAAGGAGAACTGATAGCCGTAGGGTACAAGCTAGGTTCCATCGACATATACAACACCGAGGAAAGGAAACTTATTGCCACACTGAAATCGCACAAATTTGCCGTTGCTTCGCTTTATTTCAGTCCCTGGCAAGATCCCAATAGTCCACATATTTTGGTCAGTATCGGAGAGCAGATCGCGTTCTGGAGCTTGGACTATGTGATGAACAATCCTCGGCTAGATTCTGGTGATTTTAAAAGGCGTTCAAACCGCTACAAATCTCGACCATCGCTTACGTCTCCGGCATTAGATGTCCATAGATCATCGCTCGGAAGCCGATCGTCGGGCCTAGCATCCCCACTAGCCGCCAGTCCCGCTCGGAATGGTTCTTTCATGTTCGAAATGGAGGAGGCTGGACAGCaatggttgaacaaaattggcCCCTCGGATAAGCCTCATCTGCTCAGCTGTATCAAACTAATTGGTTCCGCTGAGAAATTGATTATCAATCGTGAATTCAACAAGTTCTTCACCATAGACGACGAAGGTTACCTGTATTATCTAAGATTGTTTCAACTCGGACAACGACTATCGATCAATATCGATTCATCATCCGGAGGGCGACCCTCAAACGGATCATCATTTCACATCTGA
- the LOC131439490 gene encoding uncharacterized protein LOC131439490 isoform X2, translated as MTDSKELLYLRLLREELSDLDIEDIKDDLISMRIFSEADCNDLLKESNDHRLDLMFTILDQKLHSGQVMVVKQFIDILKPYYQWIADRYEENVNGGVTMPISRYLSYRNNTTMPNVDELNVYRRDDLWQIQKHLKLLKHGVNGQRYLFVYGGLGTGKWTLVNQACENFSIVEHMGYNIFYLSLANCRAPEQILELLENLSIQMETDYKSDDVTYNGRYPTNEIHLRKRRLLQLFEDRFRNSLLILSHVRDPALIKAFDLKCKTLVITSNKDVITSINENERFVVTLKHGFTEDESMELFGIALRLKARHLPSEAHEIHRTCKGNPFVIKLIAKKMSEYSNTLENVSDEHVKIWQKLANDLKKRSITIENRTIKAILEQLSEEEQQAFRDLVIFRDNVKIPQSVLQRYWGLSLEQTESLATRLINKGLLDKRYCKDQQTFYVLHYVCYSFLLKEKPDDNHANLHRRLVDSYRISEALSDRTELDLLKFFPNDSYFHFYIANHLEKSEMYKLFPSLFLDFGFLEQKLRYTGLPNTVGDLRLYQEHIFTDVEDSETFAEVLTEFLMGAEVLLSKSADTCLLQLALNCRGVIATKAKIQANHYDNRIWFCDIDRTHQHQLVQVSRAPIKVRFQDPGSALVSLDNNQISLVDLSPWYSAPVTIFEGNQGCVKEMQITSNILVALDESGCLNVWSMKNVPVDRNARQYEYDSMNHRPRSQMIRPHDPVDRFTSFCLTPEKKNASGISQCEMFSITENGFLYIYSGSSTFSENPRCNTKIKNTYIIKPLIDNPRRIPKLLLLTKDNLGFIFNLNSTSIEYRFEESQVVNIHYMGNALVSVSPNQIRLRTFNRNQRNLLETNQLEIIYETPAHHRNTCSAISDDYEYIILGTTQGISIFSIRDHVEVLRTNISHNILDVDIYSLDDDQYRYILISSSEDSGNVINMYSLMVMGNNQLVSNQYQLQGNTNFLADLDHEPATVRTVDRKRFIQELQYTDSQDRDDFRKLSSPVEGTPLVSEVKHLIQCRSRYYVGLKNGEVLRLNEWANPTDGEKAETILSLGKAINVLKYYDDLQILVAATEESCMILFEGESDLEIEEEICECYLFMDRYLVLVYEKCTVKVGRGETELILRI; from the exons ATGACTGATTCCAAAGAGCTGCTATATCTGCGTCTGCTCCGCGAGGAGCTCAGTGATCTCGACATCGAGGACATAAAGGACGACCTCATCAGCATGAGAATTTTCAGCGAGGCTGACTGCAACGACCTACTGAAAGAGTCGAACGATCACCGATTGGATCTGATGTTCACCATTCTCGACCAGAAGTTGCACAGTGGCCAGGTAATGGTCGTCAAACAATTCATAGACATTCTCAAGCCATACTATCAATGGATTGCCGATAGATACGAGGAGAACGTGAACGGGGGTGTGACTATGCCGATAAGTCGTTACCTGTCCTATCGCAACAATACCACAATGCCTAACGTGGACGAACTCAATGTTTATCGGCGTGATGATCTCTGGCAAATTCAAAAGCATCTCAAGttactaaaacacggtgttaATGGTCAGCGATACCTTTTTGTCTACGGTGGTCTCGGGACAGGCAAGTGGACACTAGTCAATCAAGCATGTGAAAATTTCTCCATCGTAGAACACATGGGTTACAATATCTTCTATCTAAGTTTGGCGAACTGTCGGGCACCAGAACAGATCTTAGAGCTTTTAGAAAATCTAAGCATTCAAATGGAAACCGATTACAAATCTGACGATGTAACGTACAATGGGCGCTATCCAACAAACGAAATCCATCTACGCAAACGTCGACTGCTTCAACTTTTCGAGGATCGCTTCCGAAACAGTCTACTGATCCTCTCACACGTGCGCGATCCCGCACTTATAAAAGCATTTGATCTGAAATGCAAAACTTTAGTGATTACCAGCAATAAGGATGTGATTACTAGCATCAATGAGAACGAACGCTTCGTTGTTACACTGAAGCATGGATTTACGGAAGATGAAAGCATGGAGCTATTTGGGATAGCACTTCGTCTTAAAGCGCGTCATCTGCCCTCGGAAGCCCACGAAATACACAGGACCTGCAAGGGCAATCCATTTGTAATCAAACTAATAGCAAAGAAAATGTCGGAATACAGCAACACACTGGAAAATGTTTCCGATGAGCATGTGAAGATTTGGCAGAAGTTGGCAAATGACCTAAAGAAACGCTCGATCACGATCGAGAACAGAACTATCAAGGCAATCCTCGAGCAACTCAGTGAGGAAGAGCAGCAGGCTTTCCGTGATCTGGTGATCTTTAGGGATAATGTAAAAATTCCTCAGAGT GTCCTTCAACGCTATTGGGGACTGTCATTGGAACAAACAGAATCACTAGCCACTAGATTGATCAATAAGGGCCTACTGGACAAGCGCTATTGTAAAGATCAGCAAACTTTCTACGTATTGCACTATGTATGTTATAGCTTCTTACTAAAAGAAAAACCAGATGACAATCACGCTAACCTCCATCGTCGATTGGTTGACAGTTATAG aatatcAGAAGCTTTGAGCGACCGAACCGAATTGGATCTATTGAAATTTTTcccaaatgacagttactttcaTTTTTACATCGCAAATCATCTGGAGAAATCTGAAATGTACAAACTGTTTCCAAGTCTGTTTTTGGATTTCGGTTTCCTGGAACAAAAACTGCGATACACTGGACTTCCCAACACCGTCGGAGATCTGCGGTTGTATCAGGAACACATTTTTACCGACGTAGAAGATTCCGAAACATTCGCTGAAGTGTTGACCGAATTTCTCATGGGAGCGGAAGTGTTGTTATCCAAATCGGCTGATACGTGTCTGTTGCAGTTGGCTTTAAACTGCCGAGGGGTAATAGCTACCAAAGCGAAGATTCAAGCAAATCATTATGACAACCGTATTTGGTTCTGTGATAT tgatcGCACTCACCAGCACCAGTTGGTACAAGTAAGTCGTGCTCCAATAAAAGTTCGTTTCCAGGACCCGGGATCAGCACTTGTTAGTTTGGACAATAACCAAATTTCCTTGGTAGATCTTTCACCGTGGTATTCGGCACCGGTGACAATATTTGAGGGCAATCAAGGCTGTGTTAAAGAAATGCAGATTACGAGCAATATTCTCGTTGCTTTAGATGAGAGCGGTTGCCTCAATGTGTGGTCGATGAAAAACGTTCCGGTAGATCGAAACGCTCGGCAGTATGAATATGACAGTATGAATCATCGGCCACGAAGTCAAATGATACGTCCCCACGATCCAGTCGACCGATTCACCAGTTTTTGCTTAACGCCTGAAAAAAAGAATGCGTCCGGTATAAGCCAGTGTGAAATGTTTTCAATAACTGAGAATGGGTTCCTATATATCTACAGCGGTTCGAGtacgtttagtgaaaatccgcgTTGCAATACCAAGATCAAGAACACCTACATTATTAAACCGCTGATTGACAATCCTAGACGTATTCCAAAATTACTTCTTCTCACAAAAGACAACCTGGGATTCATATTCAATTTGAATTCCACCAGTATTGAATACCGTTTCGAAGAATCACAAGTCGTGAACATCCACTATATGGGAAATGCCCTAGTATCGGTTTCACCGAACCAAATTCGACTGCGAACATTCAACCGTAATCAACGCAATCTACTTGAAACAAATCAACTGGAAATAATTTACGAAACACCTGCCCACCATCGGAACACGTGCAGTGCCATCTCCGATGACTACGAATACATTATTCTGGGTACTACTCAGGGTATTTCAATATTTAGTATTCGGGACCACGTCGAAGTTTTGCGAACTAACATCAGCCACAACATACTCGATGTAGACATCTACTCCCTGGATGATGACCAGTACCGGTATATTCTAATCTCCTCGTCAGAAGACAGCGGCAACGTAATCAATATGTACTCTCTAATGGTGATGGGCAACAACCAGTTGGTCAGTAATCAGTATCAACTGCAGGGCAATACAAATTTCCTGGCAGATTTGGATCATGAACCAGCCACAGTCAGAACAGTTGATCGCAAGCGTTTCATTCAGGAATTACAGTATACCGATTCCCAAGACAGGGACGATTTTAGAAAACTAAGTTCACCGGTGGAGGGTACACCGTTGGTCAGCGAAGTCAAACATTTGATACAATGTCGATCCCGGTATTATGTTGGTCTAAAAAATGGTGAAGTGTTACGATTGAATGAATGGGCCAATCCTACTGACGGAGAGAAAGCAGAAACAATTTTGAGTTTGGGAAAGGCTATCAACGTGCTGAAGTATTACGATGACCTTCAGATACTAGTTGCGGCGACGGAGGAGAGCTGCATGATATTGTTTGAAGGAGAATCGGATCTCGAAATTGAAGAAGAAATTTGCGAGTGTTATCTCTTCATGGACCGGTATTTGGTCCTAGTGTACGAAAAATGTACTGTGAAGGTAGGTAGGGGGGAAACAGAATTGATTTTGAGAATctag